The genome window GTGAATGTACTGTTCAGCTTCCAGGCGGAGAACTTAAAATAGAGTATGACGAGAGTAACAGAATATTTATGACGGGTCCGGCTGAAACAGTTTATAAGGGTATTATCAGTTTGGAGGGTTTGATTTGAGGTTCCACCTGGCTGATAGAGTTAAGAGACTTCCACCCTATCTCTTCGCAGAGCTGGAGAAGATAATAAACGAGAAGCGGCAGCGGGGCGTTGACCTGATATCACTAAGTATCGGCGACCCGGATTTACCGCCACCACCCTTCGTTCTGGAGGCTCTTAGAGAGGAGAGTGCGAATCCAAAGAACCATAATTACTCGTTTAGCCAGGGTGAGCCTTATTTTAGGGAGGCTGTTGCAGAGTGGTATAAGAAGCGCTTTGGAGTCGACTTGGACCCTGAGAAGGAGGTTATAGCGTTAATAGGTTCTAAGGAGGGTATAGCAAACTTCTCAAGAGCTTTCGTTAATCCCGGAGATAAAGTTCTTGTTCCAGACCCAGCTTATCCAGTTTACGCAAATGGCAGTACTCTACTAAGTGATGGAATACCCGTCACGATACCCCTGCTTGAGGAGAACGATTTTAAGCCGGATCTGGAGTCGCCGGATCTTAGTGGCATTAAAATGATCTTCCTTAATTACCCTAATAATCCAACTGGAAGCATTATGATTAAGAGTGAGCTTAAGGCAATCGTTGATTTAGCCCGCGAAAAGAATGTGATATTATGCTATGATAATGCATATTCTGAGATAACATTTGATGGCTATAAGGCACCTAGCATACTTGAGGTTGATGGCGCAATGGAGATCGCTATAGAATTCCATTCATGCTCAAAAACATTCAATATGACTGGTGATAGAATAGGGTTTGCTGTTGGAAACAGCGAGTTGATAGAGGGGCTTGCGAAAGTTAAGTCTCAAATAGACTCGGGTCCACCAGTCTAT of Candidatus Bathyarchaeia archaeon contains these proteins:
- a CDS encoding LL-diaminopimelate aminotransferase, which codes for MRFHLADRVKRLPPYLFAELEKIINEKRQRGVDLISLSIGDPDLPPPPFVLEALREESANPKNHNYSFSQGEPYFREAVAEWYKKRFGVDLDPEKEVIALIGSKEGIANFSRAFVNPGDKVLVPDPAYPVYANGSTLLSDGIPVTIPLLEENDFKPDLESPDLSGIKMIFLNYPNNPTGSIMIKSELKAIVDLAREKNVILCYDNAYSEITFDGYKAPSILEVDGAMEIAIEFHSCSKTFNMTGDRIGFAVGNSELIEGLAKVKSQIDSGPPVYIQKVAAKALQSYVNGEPPEYLKWVNRVYAERRDVLLKGLRAAGLEAKKPLATFYVWAKCGGSSIEFATKLLDAGVIVAPGIGFGRYGEGYLRFSITQPEERIEEACERIRRVLAL